One region of Chlorogloeopsis sp. ULAP01 genomic DNA includes:
- a CDS encoding M20/M25/M40 family metallo-hydrolase, whose amino-acid sequence MKKLRFFTFLLILFFALLGIYQVQPPAAVPINAPLVEFSSGRAMKYLEAIAQKPHPIGSPEQARVQDYIFNQLSAMGLSPEVQKTTVVNPRWGTPFIAGTVHNVVAKIPGTDNTKAILIAAHYDSVPSGPGASDDGAAVAAMLETIRALKVSLPLKNDVIFLFSDGEEPGLLGAKAFVDEHPWAKDIGLVFNFEARGNSGASVMFETSSENGWLINEFAKAVKHPVANSLTYNIYKFLPNDSDLTMFKAAGLAGFNFAYLNGVVYYHSFADNLKNIDERSLQHHGGYALALTRHFGNLDLQKLKTNDAVYFDILGLALIHYPGAWVAPLTAFVSLLFVGVVVLGWRRRQLTFAGMTLGFFAFLGSIFIAVIIVTLAWWMISSFHSEYKAILQGDTYNSNFYAIAFVALSIAVNSSLYVYFREKASVQNLTVGALLWWLILMVLTSVFLPGASYLFTLPLLFSLIGLGFIFTTKERNYTKEKRWLVLSVCAIPGIILLVPTIYLVFVALTLSMFGVVTVMVMLLLGLLIPHLSLMSMPNKWFLPLTSIVISLSFILFGSFTAGFSAQHPKPNSIFYGLNVDTGKAIWASADEKPDEWTSQFISQDIKQIKLAEYLPTLPRKFLTSQAPVVPITPPNLELVSNKIIGGVRSLQIHITSPRQARVLRVFVDSNTKVLAAAIDGKRIDNNSTGTHTELEKPWGFNYFALPQEGIKLTLEIKTSQPVKIRVVDQSDDLPEIPGKSFQQRPNYMMSTAFRLSDSTLVSKYFTL is encoded by the coding sequence ATGAAAAAGCTGAGATTTTTTACTTTTTTATTAATCCTATTTTTTGCATTGCTTGGAATTTATCAGGTACAGCCGCCTGCCGCAGTACCCATAAATGCACCTCTAGTTGAGTTTTCTTCTGGTCGAGCGATGAAATATCTGGAAGCGATCGCCCAAAAACCCCACCCTATAGGTTCACCAGAACAGGCAAGAGTACAAGATTACATTTTCAATCAACTGAGTGCTATGGGACTTAGCCCAGAAGTTCAGAAAACAACTGTTGTTAACCCAAGATGGGGTACTCCATTTATCGCCGGAACTGTGCATAACGTTGTTGCCAAAATCCCAGGAACAGATAATACTAAGGCTATCTTGATTGCTGCTCACTACGACTCGGTTCCTAGTGGCCCTGGTGCTAGTGATGACGGTGCTGCGGTTGCGGCAATGCTGGAAACTATCAGGGCATTAAAAGTAAGTTTACCTTTAAAAAATGATGTTATTTTTTTGTTCAGTGATGGTGAAGAACCAGGGCTTTTAGGGGCAAAGGCTTTTGTAGATGAGCATCCTTGGGCTAAGGATATTGGTCTTGTATTTAATTTTGAAGCACGGGGAAATAGTGGTGCCTCGGTAATGTTTGAAACCAGCAGCGAGAATGGTTGGTTGATTAATGAGTTTGCTAAAGCTGTGAAGCATCCTGTGGCAAATTCACTCACATATAACATTTACAAATTTTTGCCCAATGATTCCGATTTGACGATGTTCAAAGCGGCGGGATTAGCCGGATTTAATTTTGCTTATTTAAATGGTGTCGTTTATTATCATTCTTTTGCTGACAATTTAAAAAATATTGATGAACGCAGCCTTCAACATCACGGTGGGTATGCTTTGGCTTTGACACGTCATTTTGGCAACTTAGATTTACAAAAACTGAAAACTAATGATGCTGTTTATTTTGACATATTGGGTTTAGCGCTGATTCACTATCCCGGAGCCTGGGTTGCTCCGTTGACAGCTTTTGTCAGCTTATTATTTGTTGGGGTGGTAGTACTCGGTTGGAGAAGAAGACAGTTAACTTTTGCTGGGATGACTTTAGGCTTTTTTGCTTTTCTTGGCAGTATATTCATTGCGGTAATAATTGTGACGCTGGCTTGGTGGATGATAAGTAGCTTTCACAGTGAGTATAAAGCGATTCTTCAAGGTGATACTTATAACAGTAATTTTTATGCGATCGCTTTTGTTGCTCTCTCTATTGCAGTAAATTCAAGTCTCTACGTTTATTTCCGCGAAAAAGCCAGCGTACAAAATTTAACAGTTGGCGCATTGCTGTGGTGGCTAATATTAATGGTGTTAACTAGCGTATTTTTACCAGGGGCTAGTTATTTATTTACATTGCCACTACTGTTTAGCTTGATCGGATTGGGATTTATATTCACCACCAAAGAACGGAACTATACCAAGGAAAAACGCTGGCTGGTTTTGTCTGTTTGTGCCATCCCAGGAATTATTTTACTTGTTCCTACAATCTACCTAGTATTTGTTGCACTTACTCTGAGTATGTTTGGAGTAGTAACAGTTATGGTAATGCTACTACTAGGGCTGCTAATTCCTCATCTTTCCCTGATGTCAATGCCAAACAAATGGTTTTTGCCTCTCACTTCGATAGTAATTAGTTTAAGTTTTATTCTTTTTGGTAGTTTCACGGCAGGTTTTAGCGCCCAACATCCTAAACCAAACAGTATATTTTATGGATTAAATGTAGATACAGGAAAAGCCATCTGGGCAAGTGCCGATGAAAAGCCAGATGAATGGACATCACAATTTATTTCTCAGGATATAAAACAAATTAAATTAGCTGAATATTTACCTACACTACCAAGAAAATTTCTCACAAGTCAGGCTCCTGTAGTACCAATAACCCCACCAAATTTAGAGTTAGTTAGTAACAAAATTATCGGTGGAGTGCGAAGCTTGCAGATTCATATTACTTCACCGAGGCAAGCACGGGTTCTGCGAGTATTTGTAGACTCAAATACGAAAGTTTTAGCTGCTGCGATTGATGGCAAACGAATTGATAATAACTCTACAGGCACGCACACTGAATTGGAAAAACCTTGGGGATTCAATTATTTTGCCCTACCTCAAGAGGGGATAAAGCTAACTTTAGAAATCAAGACATCCCAACCAGTCAAAATTAGAGTTGTGGATCAATCAGATGATCTGCCTGAAATTCCAGGTAAATCTTTTCAGCAAAGACCAAACTATATGATGTCTACAGCTTTTAGATTAAGTGATTCGACTCTAGTGAGTAAATACTTTACTTTGTAA
- a CDS encoding MFS transporter — MAKCFAIPQMWVFIFIWFGQLVSLIGSGLTGFALGVWVYQRTGSVTQFALISLFTTLPGILVSPLAGVLIDRWDRRWAMILSDSGAALSTFAIALLLLAGRLEVWQIYLASAVSSAFSAFQWPAYVAATTLLVPKQQLGRASGMVQLAEATAQILSPAIAGVLVGQIQVEGVILIDFATFVFSLFTLLSVRFPSPKTTTNSQAGKSSLLQEASYGWSYISDRLGLLSLLIFIAAVNFLTGIVSVLVTPLALAFTSVAMLGQVLTTGGCGMLVGSLVVSVWGNFKRPIYAVFSFTLLGGLAIFLAGFKPLLPVFFVTAFVYFFGLPIINSASQVIWQKKVAPEVQGRVFAVRRAIAWAALPLAYPVAGVLADKVFEPLLAVNGALAGNVGQVIGIGKGYGIALLFVVIGTLTVVLTVAGYLYPRLRLVEEELPDAIADPLPVIVIPEE, encoded by the coding sequence ATGGCAAAATGCTTTGCAATTCCTCAAATGTGGGTTTTCATCTTCATCTGGTTTGGGCAACTTGTCTCGCTCATCGGCTCCGGTCTCACCGGCTTTGCTCTGGGTGTCTGGGTGTATCAGCGCACTGGTTCGGTCACACAATTTGCGCTCATTTCACTGTTCACTACGCTGCCAGGCATCCTGGTATCACCGCTAGCAGGCGTACTGATTGATCGCTGGGATAGACGCTGGGCAATGATATTGAGTGACTCTGGGGCGGCGTTGAGTACTTTTGCGATCGCCCTGCTCTTATTGGCGGGCAGGCTAGAAGTCTGGCAGATTTATCTAGCGAGTGCAGTAAGTTCCGCCTTTAGCGCTTTTCAATGGCCAGCTTACGTGGCTGCTACTACGTTGCTCGTTCCCAAACAACAACTCGGTCGTGCTAGTGGTATGGTACAGCTAGCAGAAGCAACAGCGCAAATTCTCTCACCAGCGATCGCGGGAGTTTTGGTTGGTCAAATCCAGGTTGAAGGTGTCATCCTAATTGATTTTGCCACTTTTGTGTTTTCTCTGTTCACACTACTGAGTGTCCGATTTCCTAGCCCCAAAACTACCACTAATAGTCAAGCCGGGAAAAGCTCGCTACTACAGGAGGCGTCATACGGTTGGAGTTATATATCTGATCGACTTGGACTGTTGAGTCTACTCATATTTATTGCTGCTGTTAATTTTCTCACCGGAATTGTCAGTGTGCTGGTTACTCCTTTGGCTTTAGCTTTTACCTCCGTGGCGATGCTTGGTCAGGTACTAACCACTGGTGGCTGCGGTATGCTAGTTGGCAGTCTGGTGGTGAGCGTTTGGGGAAATTTCAAGCGGCCTATTTATGCAGTTTTTAGCTTTACGCTGTTGGGTGGTTTAGCCATTTTCTTGGCGGGATTCAAACCTTTGCTCCCAGTCTTCTTTGTGACTGCCTTTGTTTACTTTTTCGGCTTGCCAATCATTAACAGTGCCAGTCAGGTGATTTGGCAGAAAAAAGTCGCACCTGAGGTACAAGGACGGGTATTTGCTGTGCGCCGTGCGATCGCTTGGGCAGCGTTGCCTCTTGCTTATCCAGTTGCCGGAGTGTTGGCTGACAAAGTTTTTGAACCACTATTAGCTGTTAACGGGGCGCTAGCTGGTAATGTGGGACAAGTGATTGGTATCGGCAAAGGATATGGCATTGCCCTATTGTTTGTGGTCATTGGAACACTCACTGTTGTGCTAACGGTTGCAGGTTATCTGTATCCCCGTTTGCGATTGGTGGAAGAAGAATTACCAGATGCGATCGCCGATCCACTTCCTGTGATAGTGATCCCAGAAGAATAA
- a CDS encoding ATP-grasp domain-containing protein: protein MKSESKLCLIVDAYSTGRFLPSELRKHGFDCVHVQSTPVIPEIYRASFNRADFIENIIYEGNLDETLERASQYNIAFLIVGTESGVELGDILSEKMELPSNKSAFSKARRNKFEMVEALRNAGLRCVNHIKSATVDEILSWANNRGKWPVVLKPINSAGTDNVIFCANESEIVLAFERIIQSRNLMGQPNSEVLAQEFLDGTEYFVNTVSVQGKHHVAEIWQYHKRKVPDGGYIYDMEEPLPFEGVVQAELRDYIKDVLDALKIQFGPAHSEVMMIEQRPVLIETGARLAGSILPAAVSKSMGCNQVELTVESYVHPEKFLEKVAKPYSLHKNLLYVSLISEREGILKSMSQIDEIRKLPSFFDMYLSISVGSQLRKTIDSLTSPGYVYLIHEDSEVLRKDYHTIRELERNGLYEVV from the coding sequence ATGAAGTCGGAATCAAAATTGTGTTTGATTGTCGATGCCTATTCAACTGGTCGATTCCTGCCATCGGAACTAAGAAAACATGGGTTTGATTGCGTTCATGTCCAGAGTACACCAGTCATTCCGGAGATTTATAGAGCGTCTTTCAATCGAGCAGACTTCATTGAAAATATTATTTATGAAGGCAATCTAGATGAAACACTAGAACGAGCCTCCCAGTACAATATCGCTTTCCTGATTGTGGGAACCGAATCCGGAGTTGAACTGGGTGACATCCTCAGCGAAAAAATGGAATTGCCTTCAAACAAATCTGCGTTCAGCAAAGCCAGACGTAACAAGTTTGAGATGGTCGAGGCACTTCGCAATGCTGGTCTTAGATGTGTAAATCATATCAAGTCTGCAACTGTTGATGAGATTCTTTCATGGGCGAACAACAGAGGAAAATGGCCAGTTGTGCTGAAGCCGATCAATAGTGCGGGTACCGACAATGTTATTTTTTGCGCAAACGAGAGCGAGATTGTTTTGGCTTTTGAGCGAATCATCCAAAGCCGAAATCTGATGGGTCAGCCAAACAGTGAGGTTCTTGCCCAAGAATTTCTTGATGGAACTGAGTATTTTGTCAATACTGTAAGTGTGCAAGGTAAGCATCATGTTGCCGAGATTTGGCAGTATCATAAACGGAAAGTACCCGACGGTGGCTACATTTATGATATGGAGGAACCCTTACCATTTGAGGGGGTAGTGCAAGCGGAACTTCGCGACTATATCAAAGATGTACTGGACGCCCTGAAAATTCAGTTTGGGCCTGCTCATAGTGAAGTCATGATGATAGAACAGAGACCAGTTTTAATCGAAACTGGTGCAAGATTGGCTGGCTCTATCCTTCCCGCAGCCGTTTCAAAATCTATGGGGTGCAATCAGGTTGAACTTACTGTGGAATCTTATGTTCACCCTGAAAAATTTTTGGAAAAAGTCGCAAAGCCCTATTCGCTTCATAAAAATCTGCTTTACGTGTCCTTGATTTCAGAACGCGAGGGTATCCTAAAATCGATGTCTCAGATTGATGAAATTAGAAAGCTGCCGTCTTTTTTCGATATGTATTTGTCGATTTCTGTTGGCAGTCAGCTAAGAAAAACTATCGATTCACTCACATCTCCTGGTTATGTTTATCTTATCCACGAAGATTCGGAGGTTCTTCGCAAAGACTACCACACCATTCGCGAGCTTGAGCGAAACGGTTTGTATGAAGTGGTCTGA
- a CDS encoding YggS family pyridoxal phosphate-dependent enzyme, whose translation MRTSYHISTSEQVATNLRAVRAKVSQAAQAVNRASGSVSLIAVSKTHGCDTVRAVLDEGQTIFGESRVQEATSKWSELRVEYPDIELHLIGPLQTNKARKAVALFDVIQTLDSLKLAESLSKEMKRLGRFPKCLVQVNTGEELQKAGVTPWEANQFIDTCIKDFQLPIFGVMCIPPADLDPAPHFNLLREIAERYQLPAISMGMSRDYELAIRCGATHVRVGTAIFGHRVT comes from the coding sequence ATGAGAACCAGTTATCATATATCAACATCTGAACAAGTTGCAACAAATCTTCGAGCGGTCAGAGCCAAGGTTTCCCAGGCAGCACAGGCTGTAAATCGAGCATCAGGATCAGTGTCTTTAATTGCAGTCAGTAAAACCCACGGTTGCGATACGGTACGAGCAGTACTTGATGAGGGGCAAACAATCTTTGGCGAGAGCAGGGTACAAGAGGCTACCAGTAAATGGTCAGAATTGAGGGTTGAGTATCCCGACATCGAACTACATCTAATTGGCCCGTTGCAGACTAACAAAGCAAGAAAAGCTGTAGCTCTTTTCGATGTGATTCAAACTCTGGATAGCCTAAAACTTGCTGAATCTTTAAGCAAAGAAATGAAACGGCTAGGACGCTTCCCAAAATGCCTTGTTCAAGTTAACACTGGCGAAGAACTCCAAAAAGCCGGAGTAACTCCTTGGGAAGCAAATCAGTTCATTGATACTTGCATCAAAGATTTTCAACTTCCTATTTTTGGTGTGATGTGTATTCCACCAGCCGATCTTGATCCAGCACCGCATTTTAACTTGCTCAGAGAAATTGCCGAACGATACCAATTGCCTGCGATCAGTATGGGAATGAGCAGAGATTACGAGTTGGCAATCCGTTGTGGTGCTACTCACGTTCGGGTTGGAACTGCAATTTTCGGTCATCGAGTTACGTGA
- a CDS encoding amidophosphoribosyltransferase, producing MKDNCGIFAAYDLTGLHNVISNVIDGLSALQHRGQLSAGITYHNPYQGRPLQTFKANGLVKDVFKGVAKEQFTLSDVFSGTAVIGHVRYATCGTDEPELAQPFEWQAQNPSHCFAFCFAGNVTNYAEVTELIERAGFHLQYESDAEALTFYLGILRENQLMLDICDLFRQMQRTVDGAFNCAYLDAEGNLSVYRDRHGFRPLHYIITDDGFVFFASETNALLRYGKNIKVVKPGELICVHKNLKQVKSTQLFTPQRSHCFFEFVYFSHLASTFEDIPIYQAREKLGENLAVGESEEIDGNCVVISVPESASIIGRSYANALGLPHKDGIISSRYSGRTFIERERSKKAYEKYSFVSHVIDNKRVFIVDDSLVRATTLRAILELMQKQCTPKEIHLRIASPPILSPCFYGIDIPNQKELFAPTFAAQLNAGMLPTSTLNQMAEILNVQSLRFLSLEGLIDAIDIKIEDTCLACINSQYPTPGGVRLFNQMQRSQKYRFEVSTIPI from the coding sequence ATGAAAGATAATTGCGGAATATTTGCTGCTTACGATCTTACTGGCTTGCACAATGTGATATCGAACGTTATCGACGGGCTTTCCGCCCTCCAACATCGTGGGCAACTGAGCGCTGGTATCACATACCACAATCCATACCAAGGGCGACCTTTACAGACTTTCAAAGCCAATGGCTTAGTAAAAGATGTGTTTAAGGGGGTTGCCAAGGAACAGTTTACTCTCTCTGATGTTTTTTCTGGAACGGCGGTCATTGGTCATGTACGTTATGCAACCTGTGGAACGGATGAGCCTGAATTAGCTCAACCCTTTGAGTGGCAAGCTCAAAATCCTTCTCACTGCTTCGCTTTTTGTTTTGCTGGTAATGTTACTAATTATGCGGAGGTTACAGAACTGATAGAGCGGGCTGGTTTCCACTTGCAATATGAGAGCGATGCTGAGGCGCTCACTTTCTATCTCGGCATACTGCGGGAAAATCAGCTAATGCTGGACATATGCGATCTATTTCGGCAAATGCAAAGGACTGTTGATGGGGCATTCAACTGTGCTTATCTAGATGCTGAAGGCAATCTTTCAGTGTATCGCGATCGGCACGGCTTTCGTCCCCTCCATTACATAATCACTGACGATGGTTTTGTGTTCTTCGCCAGTGAAACCAATGCATTATTGCGATACGGGAAAAACATCAAAGTGGTTAAACCAGGAGAACTGATCTGCGTTCATAAGAATCTGAAACAGGTCAAGTCTACACAACTGTTTACTCCTCAACGAAGTCATTGCTTCTTTGAATTTGTATACTTTTCTCATCTTGCTTCGACTTTCGAGGATATACCGATTTATCAGGCACGGGAGAAACTTGGAGAAAACCTTGCTGTAGGAGAAAGCGAAGAAATTGACGGCAATTGTGTTGTCATTTCTGTTCCAGAGTCGGCATCAATTATAGGTAGATCCTATGCCAATGCCCTTGGACTGCCTCACAAGGATGGAATTATTAGTAGTCGATACAGTGGACGAACCTTTATTGAACGCGAACGTTCAAAAAAAGCTTACGAAAAATATTCATTCGTCTCTCACGTCATCGACAACAAGCGCGTATTCATCGTAGATGATAGTCTAGTTCGCGCAACTACCCTCCGAGCGATTCTGGAACTTATGCAAAAGCAGTGTACTCCAAAAGAAATTCATTTGAGGATAGCATCTCCGCCAATCTTGTCCCCTTGTTTTTACGGTATTGATATTCCAAACCAAAAAGAACTTTTTGCACCTACATTTGCTGCGCAATTAAACGCAGGTATGCTGCCAACATCAACCTTGAATCAAATGGCAGAAATATTGAATGTTCAGTCCCTGCGTTTTCTTTCTCTTGAAGGGCTGATTGATGCGATCGACATTAAAATTGAGGATACCTGTCTAGCGTGTATCAACTCTCAATATCCGACGCCAGGTGGTGTCAGGTTATTCAATCAGATGCAGCGATCGCAAAAATATAGGTTTGAAGTTTCTACTATTCCTATTTAA
- a CDS encoding cysteine synthase family protein: protein MNSKVSHSVLDAIGNTNLYQIKHIAEPGSANIFAKCEFKNPTGSHKDRVFNYIINELEACGVIKPGMTLVDCSTGNGGAALAQIGSLKGYKVVIFMPAGMTIERKTQIQSFGAEIIETPSNAFLEYAEQKAHEYVREHPNSYFLDQSSNQLNWRAWCQCGVEIVEYFRALDQKVDLFVCSIGTGGTFSGIAEQLKAAFPNMKTVAVEVEQSAPLYAKLHRQEFVHSPHNLMGLGPGKIAKNLREDLVDDVEMVSGDDSWNMMKKLIREEKLFVGPTAGSNMFVTQKYARTLGLDKNIVTVLFDSAWKYFSIWDGKYTEYESHRTIV from the coding sequence ATGAACTCGAAAGTATCACATTCAGTTTTAGATGCCATCGGCAATACCAATCTCTATCAAATCAAACATATTGCCGAACCTGGTTCAGCTAACATCTTCGCAAAATGCGAATTTAAAAATCCCACTGGTAGTCATAAAGACCGAGTTTTCAACTATATCATCAATGAGTTAGAGGCTTGTGGTGTAATCAAGCCAGGAATGACGCTTGTGGACTGTTCGACCGGAAATGGTGGTGCTGCGCTTGCTCAAATTGGCAGCCTCAAGGGTTATAAAGTGGTTATCTTTATGCCAGCAGGCATGACGATAGAGCGCAAAACTCAAATTCAATCCTTTGGGGCCGAAATTATCGAAACGCCCAGTAACGCTTTCTTAGAATATGCCGAACAAAAAGCACACGAGTATGTCCGCGAACATCCAAACAGTTACTTTTTAGACCAATCAAGCAACCAATTGAATTGGCGGGCATGGTGTCAATGTGGTGTTGAGATAGTCGAGTATTTTCGCGCCTTAGATCAGAAAGTCGATTTATTTGTGTGTAGCATTGGCACAGGCGGTACCTTTTCTGGAATTGCCGAGCAACTAAAAGCCGCATTTCCAAACATGAAAACTGTTGCTGTCGAGGTTGAGCAATCAGCACCACTCTACGCGAAGCTTCATCGTCAAGAATTCGTACATTCTCCCCACAATCTGATGGGTCTCGGCCCAGGGAAAATAGCCAAAAATCTTCGAGAGGATCTTGTTGATGATGTTGAAATGGTTTCGGGGGATGACAGTTGGAACATGATGAAAAAGCTGATCCGGGAAGAGAAACTCTTTGTCGGGCCAACAGCTGGAAGTAATATGTTTGTCACACAGAAGTACGCCCGAACTCTTGGATTAGATAAGAATATTGTCACCGTCTTATTTGACTCGGCATGGAAGTACTTCAGTATTTGGGATGGCAAGTATACCGAATATGAATCCCATAGGACAATAGTTTAG
- a CDS encoding phosphoribosyltransferase family protein: MLLEQVYENAPTVKSGTHYTTINEFTDQQPALRPDVLIEARNRLCKIGEFVANKILVEEDKGAILGAAICLEKKLPLAVARWYNYDLINSLVVPIKSEYFTGNLYMNGISPGDRVVIVDDTISTGGTLAALIEAVNKAGAKVVEILVAVEKVDYGGVKKIQAKYNLPVKSLIQISIDPLTHRTKVLTNKITHLQTAQ; this comes from the coding sequence ATGCTTCTTGAACAGGTTTATGAAAACGCACCAACCGTAAAAAGCGGTACTCATTACACAACTATTAATGAGTTCACCGATCAACAGCCTGCATTGCGACCCGATGTACTGATCGAAGCACGAAACAGGTTATGTAAAATCGGCGAATTCGTTGCCAATAAAATACTCGTTGAGGAAGATAAAGGGGCGATTCTCGGTGCTGCTATTTGCTTAGAAAAAAAGCTGCCGCTTGCTGTAGCTAGATGGTACAACTATGATTTAATCAATTCTTTAGTAGTACCAATTAAATCCGAGTATTTCACCGGAAATCTATACATGAACGGTATTTCCCCCGGTGATCGAGTAGTTATAGTTGATGACACCATCAGCACTGGAGGCACACTTGCTGCACTCATAGAAGCAGTCAACAAAGCTGGTGCGAAAGTTGTTGAAATACTCGTTGCAGTGGAAAAGGTCGACTATGGCGGAGTTAAAAAAATACAAGCAAAGTATAACCTGCCAGTAAAATCACTAATTCAAATTTCCATAGATCCACTCACGCATCGCACGAAAGTTCTGACAAACAAGATTACCCATCTACAAACCGCACAATGA